ATCTGGTCATGCACATCGCCATAGGCGAAACCGCCGGTGACGAACGGCAGGATATTGCCGAACGAAAGACCAAGCCGCGCCCGCGCTGATCCCCACCAGTCGAGGCGGCTCGAACCGTTCAGGCCGATTCCGGGGACGCCGTAATCCGCGTGCAGGGTCGAACCCTGAAAATCGGTCTCGCCGCCGAGGACGAAATTCGAGGTCGGGAACTGGTAGTTGAACCCCGCCTCGCCACCGCCGACGAAACCGGCGGGATTGGCGCCCAGGCTGCCGAACGGCCCGACGTTCAGCGTCTGGTGATTGAAGGCACCACCCGCCGTCGCGCCGAGGTAGAACCCGGTCCAGGAAAAAACCGGCGGCGCAGGTGCGTAAAGTGCCGGTCCCTTGTCGCTCGGCAGATCAGCCGCCCGCACGCCAACAAATGGCGTCAAAATCGCGAGAAGTGCCAGAAAGCTTGACCGAACCATGACTTGACTGCCGTTTCGCGGAACCTAACCGAAACCTGTCCGCTCCGCACATTAAATGGCGTTCACACGGTTAAAGGCCAAGGCTCATAGCGCGAATGTGCGAAAACGCACCTCGTTCCGGCAAAAATGTCCTGTTCGGCGAATGCCCGCAGCACTGTGATATCGGCGCAACAAAAAACCGGCGGTTATCGGCCGCCGGCTTGTATGCGCCTCAGAATTTCGGGCTCAGTATTTCGGCACGACCGGCGTCGGCGGGGTCAGCCATTCGAACTTCCAGTTCACGCCAGCACGCACGACGTTCAGGGTCGGATGCGCCGAATGGTCGTTCATCGGCGCGAAGGCCAGTTCGGCTGGCGTCTGGTAATATTGCCGGCCGAGATCGACGTGCAGATATTCCGCCTTCACCGACAGATTGTGCGTGACCTGATATTCGATTCCCGCGCCCGCGGTCCAACCCGTCCGCGTCGAACCGACGGAGAAATTGCCGAAGGGATTAGCGCCGGGATCGACGCGTAATTGATCGACATGCCCGAAGGCGCCACCGCCCGTCACATAGGGCAGGATGTTGCCGAAAGCATAGCCGAACCGCGCCCGCGCCGTCGCGAACCAGTCCAGCTTGGTATCATTCGGGATCGAGCCGCCGCCGACACCAAACGGGCTGTCGTCGTTCGCACGGACGGTCGAGCCGTCGAAATCACCTTCGACGCCCAGAACATAATTCGTCGATGGGAACTGGTAATTGAAGCCAACCGTCCCGCCGCCCAGAAAGCCACTGGAAGACAGGCTTCCCGTATTGTCGAGAACACCGGCGCTGTAATGGTTGTAACGGACCTGGTCGCCGCCATAGCCGGCGTTGACGCCAACATAGAGCCCCGTCCAGGACGGCGGTGGAGGCGGGGGCGGCGCATAAGCCGGCGGCCCCTTATCGCTGGGGAGGTCGGCCGCCAAGGCGCTGCCCGCGCAGAGGACTGCGCAGACGCTCGACATCAGCAGGGCGCGAATCATCTGTCCCAAGGGCCTCAAAATTCTAAGATTTCAAAGGCGATCATTAGAGCAAATCCCTGACCACACAACGCTCGTAGCGCCACCGGACACGGTTTCTATGACGCTGTGGCCAGCGGGTGACAATCCTGGCCCAGCCTATCCGGCGACCCTCAGGGAATAAAAAAACCGGCGGGAAACCCGCCGGTTGATCAAGACGAAATTGCGATATCTCAGTATTTTGCCACGACGGGCGGAGCCGGCGGCGGCGCTTCGTCGAATTTATAGCTGAAGCCGGCCTGCACACGATTGTCCGTATCGTGATAACGCAGCGAGAACGGCCCGACCACCGGGAAGGACGTATAGGTCGTGTCGTAGTGCCCATAATCCGTGTAGCGGTATTCAGCGCGTATCGACCAATTGTTGTCGATCGCATATTCGATGCCGCCACCAGCGGTCCAGCCGACACGGCCGGTCTCGTGCGCTTCGCCAATCAATCCGGGAGCATCGAGGCTATTACGGATCGAGCCGAAGGCCGCGCCGCCAGTGCCATAGATGAGCAC
This Methylovirgula sp. DNA region includes the following protein-coding sequences:
- a CDS encoding outer membrane protein, with protein sequence MIRALLMSSVCAVLCAGSALAADLPSDKGPPAYAPPPPPPPSWTGLYVGVNAGYGGDQVRYNHYSAGVLDNTGSLSSSGFLGGGTVGFNYQFPSTNYVLGVEGDFDGSTVRANDDSPFGVGGGSIPNDTKLDWFATARARFGYAFGNILPYVTGGGAFGHVDQLRVDPGANPFGNFSVGSTRTGWTAGAGIEYQVTHNLSVKAEYLHVDLGRQYYQTPAELAFAPMNDHSAHPTLNVVRAGVNWKFEWLTPPTPVVPKY
- a CDS encoding outer membrane protein, giving the protein MVRSSFLALLAILTPFVGVRAADLPSDKGPALYAPAPPVFSWTGFYLGATAGGAFNHQTLNVGPFGSLGANPAGFVGGGEAGFNYQFPTSNFVLGGETDFQGSTLHADYGVPGIGLNGSSRLDWWGSARARLGLSFGNILPFVTGGFAYGDVHDQIGLGGASFSSGGVRTGWTAGAGVEYAITRNLTAKAEYLYTDLGSVSTPLGGGGTARTRADFHAVRAGLNWKFDWSGAPELVTPKY